A segment of the Marinomonas posidonica IVIA-Po-181 genome:
ACCCAGATTATTGTTTTGCTGGGGCAGAAGAAGAGGATGTGTCTAATTATACTAACCGTTCTCCTTATCCTATGCTGCACATATTACGAGAGGCCAGTTTGGATAAGGCCATTGAATTTTATGGGAATACGGCTCAAATACCGGATGAAAATATCGCTAAAATGGAAGCTTTGGGACGAAATAAACTGGAAGACATTTTTAAAGCTTGCATGAATGTAAACTAATCTTGCGCTCGACGGATAAGTCAGTATAGTGCGTGAAAAAATCCTTGCCGGAGAAACCATGGCTACACAAATTGGACGCTTAAATACCTTAAGAGTCGTTAAAGAAAAAGAGTTTGGCGTCTATTTGGATGCTGATCCATTGGGTGAGATTCTGCTGCCAAAACGCTACGTGCCAAAGCAGGTGGAAATTGGCCAAGAAATTGATGTGTTTGTTTATCTTGATTCTGATGACAAGCTCATTGCGACGACGGAACTCCCGAAAGCGCAAGTGGGTGAGTTTGCGGCATTGAAATCGGTTGCGGTCAATCAAGTGGGTGCGTTTTTTGATTGGGGATTACCAAAAGATTTATTGGTGCCTTTTAGTCAGCAAAAAAACCGCGTGGAAGAAGGTGAAACGCATTTATTGTTTATTTACCTTGATCAAATTACCAATCGTATTGTCGCGACAACCAAGGTTGATCCTTTGTTGAACCGTGAAGAAGCGCCTTATCGCGTCGGTGATAAAGTCTCCGTGGTGATTGGTGATAAAACCAACATCGGCTTCAAATGCGTGATTGATAATCGTTTTTGGGGGGTGTTGTTCTTCGAAGACGCTTTTCGTCAGTTGTACAAAGGCGAGAAAGCCACAGCCTATATTAAGCAGATGCGCGAAGACGGAAAAATCGATTTGAGTCTTCAAGAAGTGGGCTACAAAAAAGTGCGTAACATCTTGGACGATGTATTGGATTATTTGGACTCACAAGGTGGGGAATCTGAATTGACCGATAAAGCGTCGCCGGAAGCCATTTATAAGGTGTTCAAGGTGAGTAAGGCAACGTACAAAAAAGCACTGGGTGCTTTGTACAAAGATAAAAAAATTGCTTTGACCAAGGAAAAAATTACTAAGTTGTAATTTTTCTAAGAGAATGTCTTTTGATCAAAAGCTGCTAAGTAAGACTTAGCAGCTTTTTTTGTACCTCAGGGCGAGAGTCTGGTTGGTTGATGCCTTCGTACAGAAGCGCTTGTACGGTCAGTTTGACCGGACTGTTTTTCATTAAGAAGCCAGAAATAAAGTCGTTCTCGGTTTGTCTTTGCAATCGCATGTCTTCAAACATAGAGGAGCGATTCAATCGGGTGAGTTTGGCGACGGTACTGACACGGTTTTTTAAATTGTCATAAGATAAATGCTGACTGTGCTTAGCGTAAGCAAATTTAGGGTGAGTAAAGACGCGTTCCAATTCCGTCAGAGTGGCTTGCATTAAGGTTTGAAATTCGTCGTTTAAAATATCCCCGTTATGTAGGTTGAAGATGGCGGTAATCGGGTTGATGACGGCGTTAACAGCCAGCTTTTCGAGAATTCTTTGGTGAATGTTTTGTACTTCAAAGCCTTCTAACGGAAAGGCTTTTTCGGCTTCTGAGGGCAACCAAGGGCCAAAGTAGGTGTCGCCTAATCCTGTGTGCTTAATGTGATTAGGTTCAATTTTGAGTACCCCTTCACTGGTCACGCCTGCCCATAAAGTTTGTTCTGGTTT
Coding sequences within it:
- a CDS encoding CvfB family protein, yielding MATQIGRLNTLRVVKEKEFGVYLDADPLGEILLPKRYVPKQVEIGQEIDVFVYLDSDDKLIATTELPKAQVGEFAALKSVAVNQVGAFFDWGLPKDLLVPFSQQKNRVEEGETHLLFIYLDQITNRIVATTKVDPLLNREEAPYRVGDKVSVVIGDKTNIGFKCVIDNRFWGVLFFEDAFRQLYKGEKATAYIKQMREDGKIDLSLQEVGYKKVRNILDDVLDYLDSQGGESELTDKASPEAIYKVFKVSKATYKKALGALYKDKKIALTKEKITKL
- a CDS encoding ketopantoate reductase family protein; the protein is MKPSPWLVVGSGAIGLFWACKLKSLGHKVHLVYRSTDPGKKITLDSLVDESGQQQAETQTYKIKTFTASTLEKQYQKVLLCTKSFDLVEAYQQVSEHLSDEADIVCLCNGLGAQDQLQKQIKPEQTLWAGVTSEGVLKIEPNHIKHTGLGDTYFGPWLPSEAEKAFPLEGFEVQNIHQRILEKLAVNAVINPITAIFNLHNGDILNDEFQTLMQATLTELERVFTHPKFAYAKHSQHLSYDNLKNRVSTVAKLTRLNRSSMFEDMRLQRQTENDFISGFLMKNSPVKLTVQALLYEGINQPDSRPEVQKKLLSLT